A genome region from Chryseobacterium sp. G0186 includes the following:
- a CDS encoding G-D-S-L family lipolytic protein has protein sequence MKKIIISTIAVSALLFTVTSCNTDFDTDVKDIQVTKGDADFTKYISLGNSLTSGYRDGALYSSGQSESYPSMIAGQMQFAGGGAFKQPMMPNDIGGFTNLFNPVTGDFAGKYVLSVVSGALTPGPTAPGAALDNVSAGGPYQNMGVPGARVAHLIAPGYGNPAGLGTTPATANPYFVRFASSTTTSVVEDALKQTPTFVSLWIGNNDVLLYATSGGADPNVPITPVEGAVGVGFSNTYAYLVDKLFPAGTTRKGVIANIPTVTNVPYFTRVPAMPLTGLTDAQVTQLNLGYAQYNAGLLQAKTLGAINDAEYQKRLIKFTAGAVANGAVIVDKDLVTVPGLPKYRQTTSRDLILLPASKVLTPQAGGGTSVPLEDKLVLTEAETAKVLTATAGYNAAIKKAAADKGLAFVDMDAKMMELNSKSGIVWDGVKYNATFVTGGAFSLDGVHLTGRGYGIVANEFIKSINAKYKSTLPQVDPNKYSGVKFP, from the coding sequence ATGAAAAAAATTATAATATCGACAATTGCAGTTTCTGCACTTCTTTTTACAGTAACAAGCTGTAATACGGATTTCGATACGGATGTAAAAGATATCCAGGTAACAAAAGGTGATGCAGATTTCACAAAATATATTTCACTGGGAAATTCACTTACTTCAGGATATCGTGATGGTGCCTTATATAGCAGCGGGCAGAGTGAGTCTTATCCAAGTATGATTGCTGGGCAAATGCAGTTCGCTGGTGGAGGAGCTTTTAAACAACCTATGATGCCTAATGATATTGGAGGTTTTACCAATTTGTTTAATCCGGTAACGGGAGATTTTGCAGGTAAATACGTGCTAAGTGTTGTAAGTGGTGCTTTAACTCCGGGGCCAACGGCTCCAGGTGCGGCATTAGATAATGTTTCTGCAGGAGGTCCTTACCAGAATATGGGAGTTCCTGGTGCAAGAGTAGCTCATTTAATCGCTCCGGGATATGGAAATCCTGCTGGTTTGGGAACTACACCCGCTACCGCTAATCCATATTTCGTAAGATTCGCATCATCAACAACAACTTCAGTAGTAGAAGATGCATTGAAGCAGACCCCTACTTTTGTCTCTTTATGGATAGGAAACAATGATGTTTTATTATATGCAACTTCAGGAGGTGCTGATCCAAATGTTCCGATTACACCGGTAGAAGGTGCTGTAGGAGTAGGATTCAGTAATACCTATGCTTATTTAGTAGATAAATTATTCCCGGCTGGAACAACAAGAAAAGGGGTTATTGCTAACATTCCAACAGTTACTAATGTTCCTTACTTTACAAGAGTTCCTGCTATGCCTCTTACAGGTTTGACAGATGCTCAGGTAACTCAGCTGAATTTAGGATACGCACAATATAATGCAGGATTACTTCAAGCTAAGACTCTGGGAGCGATCAATGATGCAGAATATCAAAAAAGGTTAATTAAATTTACTGCAGGGGCTGTGGCTAACGGAGCTGTAATTGTAGACAAAGACTTGGTAACAGTTCCAGGGCTTCCAAAATACAGACAAACTACAAGCAGAGATTTAATTCTTTTACCAGCAAGTAAAGTTCTTACTCCACAGGCTGGAGGAGGTACTTCTGTACCATTAGAAGATAAACTTGTCCTTACTGAAGCTGAGACTGCAAAAGTGCTTACTGCTACGGCCGGATATAATGCTGCTATTAAAAAGGCTGCAGCAGACAAAGGTCTTGCTTTTGTAGATATGGATGCTAAAATGATGGAGCTGAATTCTAAATCAGGAATTGTTTGGGATGGAGTAAAATATAATGCAACATTCGTTACAGGAGGTGCTTTCTCTTTAGATGGAGTACACCTTACAGGACGTGGATACGGTATTGTAGCTAATGAATTTATTAAATCTATTAATGCAAAATATAAATCTACACTTCCACAGGTAGATCCAAATAAATATTCAGGAGTTAAGTTCCCTTAA